In Prunus dulcis chromosome 2, ALMONDv2, whole genome shotgun sequence, a single genomic region encodes these proteins:
- the LOC117620229 gene encoding desiccation protectant protein Lea14 homolog, with protein sequence MSELLEKAKNFAAEKVGHAKKPEAEVTDVDYKTLSLGSVEYLAKISVTNPYGVDLPICDITYTLKSVGREITSGTVPDPGSIEGKDITVLEVLLKVPHSILLTLAKDIGADWDIDYELDIGLTIDLPVIGNFTIPLNKKGAIKLPSVF encoded by the exons ATGTCTGAGTTGTTGGAGAAAGCCAAGAACTTTGCGGCAGAGAAAGTGGGTCATGCAAAGAAGCCAGAGGCAGAAGTCACAGATGTTGATTACAAGACGCTGAGCTTAGGATCTGTTGAGTACCTTGCTAAAATCTCTGTGACCAATCCCTATGGAGTTGACCTCCCCATCTGTGATATCACTTACACCCTCAAGAGTGTTGGCAG GGAGATTACATCTGGAACTGTACCAGATCCTGGTTCAATAGAAGGAAAGGACATTACTGTGCTTGAGGTACTATTAAAGGTGCCACATAGCATATTGTTGACCTTGGCAAAAGATATTGGAGCAGATTGGGACATTGATTATGAGCTGGATATAGGCCTCACCATTGACCTTCCTGTCATTGGCAACTTCACCATACCACTTAACAAGAAGGGAGCGATCAAGCTTCCCAGCGTCTTCTGA
- the LOC117618301 gene encoding uncharacterized protein LOC117618301 has translation MADHKDQHQQQQPHGSKREEEEVITTFSPTIFSPKSFPRRRRIKYCGIVIALALLQIVVLGVLCLTVFRFRDPNVKLAAISVENFSPALGTSTAINMTLTAEIKVKNQNWGKLKYDESVLVLSHEGLTVGEGTIPKGSIKMRHSKQVSVSVEAKLDGRSSSSSDISSGVLNLKSYAKLSGKTFSDVVSGVSGVSLL, from the exons ATGGCTGATCACAAGGATCAACATCAGCAGCAACAACCCCATGGctcaaagagagaagaagaagaagtcatAACAACATTTTCTCCCACGATATTTTCTCCCAAGTCATTTCCCAGGAGAAGAAGAATCAAATACTGTGGAATTGTCATTGCACTTGCTCTGCTCCAGATTGTAGTGCTTGGGGTGCTTTGCCTCACTGTGTTTCGCTTCAGGGATCCCAACGTCAAGCTGGCTGCAATTTCTGTCGAGAATTTCAGCCCGGCGCTTGGAACATCCACTGCCATCAACATGACACTGACGGCAGAAATTAAGGTGAAGAATCAAAACTGGGGAAAGTTGAAATATGATGAGAGTGTTTTGGTTCTGTCACATGAGGGTTTAACAGTTGGAGAAGGAACAATTCCAAAAGGGTCTATTAAGATGAGGCACAGCAAGCAGGTGAGCGTTTCGGTGGAGGCAAAGCTTGATGGTAGATCATCATCAAGCAGCGATATTAGTTCAggggttttgaatttgaagagCTATGCCAAGCTGAGCGGGAAG ACTTTCTCTGATGTAGTTTCTGGAGTTTCTGGAGTTTCTCTGTTGTAG
- the LOC117619607 gene encoding probable WRKY transcription factor 56, with protein sequence MEGHQEPNYPPPLTPSSLISLPFLLPPQNPLFTPSSTSTAPSSSSQLISPPLLEPQQHQVLPDIDWVSLLSGSPAAGFDGQEINNYKPLVENNNVGASAENINEADREGKGANSKRKGGGRMRKPASRPRFAFQTRSADDILDDGYRWRKYGQKAVKNNLYPRSYYRCTQHTCNVKKQVQRLSKDTSIVVTTYEGTHNHPCEKLMETLTPLLKQMQFLSRF encoded by the exons ATGGAAGGTCACCAAGAGCCTAATTACCCACCCCCATTAACCCCATCATCCTTAATCTCATTGCCATTCTTGTTGCCACCCCAAAACCCTCTCTTCACACCCTCATCAACATCAACAGCCCCATCCTCCTCCTCACAGCTGATCAGCCCTCCTCTTCTAGAACCTCAGCAGCATCAAGTCCTCCCAGACATTGATTGGGTCAGCCTTCTCTCTGGTTCTCCAGCAGCTGGGTTTGATGGGCAGGAGATTAATAATTATAAGCCACTGGTGGAAAATAATAATGTTGGTGCCTCTGCTGAGAATATTAATGAAGCTGATCGGGAAGGAAAGGGTGCAAATAGTAAAAGGAAAGGTGGAGGTAGGATGAGAAAACCAGCGAGCCGGCCTAGATTTGCTTTTCAGACCCGGAGTGCCGATGATATTCTTGATGATGGTTATCGCTGGAGAAAGTACGGACAGAAGGCCGTCAAGAACAACTTATATCCCAG GAGCTATTATCGGTGCACACAGCACACATGCAATGTGAAAAAGCAGGTCCAGAGGCTGTCTAAGGACACGAGCATTGTGGTGACAACATATGAAGGAACTCACAATCATCCCTGTGAGAAGTTGATGGAAACCCTAACTCCTCTTCTGAAGCAAATGCAGTTCCTCTCTAGGTTCTga
- the LOC117620230 gene encoding desiccation protectant protein Lea14 homolog has protein sequence MSELLEKAKNYVAEKVGHVKKPEAEVTDVDFKKVSFGSVEYLAKISVTNPYGVDLPICDITYNLKSVGREIVSGTVPDPGSIEGKDITVLEVLLKVPHNILLTLAKDIGADWDIDYELDIGLTIDLPVFGNFTIPLNKKGAIKLPSLF, from the exons ATGTCTGAGCTGTTGGAAAAAGCCAAGAACTATGTGGCTGAGAAAGTGGGTCATGTAAAGAAGCCAGAGGCAGAAGTCACAGATGTGGATTTCAAGAAGGTGAGCTTTGGATCTGTTGAGTACCTTGCAAAAATCTCTGTGACCAATCCCTATGGAGTTGACCTCCCCATCTGTGATATCACTTACAACCTCAAAAGTGTTGGCAG GGAGATTGTATCTGGAACTGTACCAGATCCTGGTTCAATTGAAGGAAAGGACATTACTGTGCTTGAGGTACTATTAAAGGTGCCACATAACATATTGTTGACCTTGGCAAAAGATATTGGAGCAGATTGGGACATTGATTATGAGCTGGATATAGGCCTCACCATTGACCTTCCTGTCTTTGGCAACTTCACCATACCACTTAACAAGAAGGGAGCGATCAAGCTTCCCAGCCTCTTCTGA
- the LOC117620228 gene encoding desiccation protectant protein Lea14 homolog, translating to MAGLVDKAKNFVADKIANVPKPDASLTDVDFKKVSFDSADYIAKVSVNNPYSHPLPVCEVKYTLKSAGRVIASGNMPDPGSIKSTGTTMLEVPVKVPHSIIVTLVRDVAKDWDIDYELDLGLIIDLPLVGNLTIPLSRKGEIKLPTLSEAIWGSKDEASKETKKEIPKEATK from the exons ATGGCGGGGTTGGTGGACAAGGCCAAGAACTTTGTGGCAGATAAGATAGCAAATGTGCCAAAGCCAGATGCAAGTCTCACAGACGTTGATTTCAAGAAGGTGAGTTTTGACTCTGCGGATTACATCGCCAAGGTGTCTGTCAACAATCCCTATTCACATCCTCTCCCCGTCTGTGAGGTCAAATACACCCTCAAAAGCGCTGGCAG GGTCATTGCATCTGGGAACATGCCAGATCCTGGCTCAATAAAGTCAACTGGCACTACTATGTTGGAGGTGCCTGTGAAGGTGCCACATAGCATAATTGTGACATTGGTAAGGGACGTTGCTAAGGATTGGGACATTGACTATGAGTTGGATTTGGGTCTCATCATTGACCTCCCTCTAGTTGGGAACCTTACCATACCTCTATCTAGGAAGGGCGAAATCAAGCTTCCCACCTTATCTGAAGCTATTTGGGGTTCAAAGGATGAAGCTTCAAAAGAGACTAAAAAGGAGATTCCAAAAGAGGCAACAAAGTAG
- the LOC117620231 gene encoding desiccation protectant protein Lea14 homolog — MQRSATFVSSAFSNTFWKVSQLAGNAKNYVVNLAKGFLEGRLTEMKKRSALIVGLQFENLNFDSIELVFKISVYNPFEFYLPVSRATFKLKSGGSEALSAKLKEPASLKPGEESILLVLAKVPFSMLMTLAKDISEDADIDYEIDFNIQIKLPIIGAVSLPIPCQQQGQLKISDLFTNLLEEIN, encoded by the exons ATGCAAAGAAGTGcaacttttgtttcttctgcGTTTTCGAATACGTTTTGGAAAGTGTCACAGTTAGCGGGCAATGCCAAAAACTATGTAGTGAACCTGGCCAAGGGCTTTTTGGAAGGGAGATTGACTGAGATGAAGAAAAGATCTGCGCTTATTGTGGGCCTTCAATTTGAAAACCTAAACTTCGACTCCATAGAACTCGTTTTCAAGATCTCCGTGTACAACCCCTTCGAGTTTTATCTTCCCGTCAGTCGGGCCACCTTCAAATTAAAAAGCGGCGGCAG CGAGGCTTTATCAGCGAAGTTGAAAGAGCCTGCGTCACTGAAGCCGGGAGAAGAGTCCATTTTGTTGGTGTTGGCAAAGGTGCCATTCAGTATGCTCATGACCTTGGCAAAGGACATTTCTGAAGATGCAGATATTGACTATGAGATCGATTTCAACATCCAAATTAAGCTTCCTATCATTGGGGCCGTTTCCTTGCCAATACCTTGCCAACAACAGGGCCAGCTCAAGATTTCTGATCTTTTTACCAATTTGTTGgaggaaattaattaa